Proteins from a genomic interval of Piscinibacter sp. HJYY11:
- a CDS encoding porin, with protein sequence MNRSEKKLALAACAVAGAFGAVPASAQSGVTVFGVADTSARYVKNENVGSLKSLASGANSTSRLGFRGVEDLGGGWSAGFHLEHGILVDTGAATSATQFWDRRATVSLLATALGEIRIGRDFVPAYVSWARHDPFGYVGVASSGTFVSATPVGPIRSAYGAGGNTTVRSSNAIQYLLPSGLGGVEGALMVAAGEGGTAANGQHKLVGGRLGFTHPRFGVTVAHDRVENDLTVLGSHTDTVAGGHLSLSFMRLTLATRQFKYGNAKQTHLLVGATVPIGPGEVKASFNRVNLQGRVGATSIDANDASQIGLGYVHALSKRTALYTTASRISNKGAASFAVSGGPAGLAGGRDSTGVEAGLRHAF encoded by the coding sequence GTGAATCGAAGTGAAAAGAAACTGGCCCTTGCCGCGTGTGCGGTCGCAGGTGCCTTTGGCGCCGTGCCGGCATCGGCGCAATCCGGCGTGACGGTGTTTGGCGTCGCCGACACCAGCGCGCGCTACGTGAAGAACGAGAACGTCGGCTCGCTCAAGAGCCTGGCCTCGGGCGCCAACTCGACCAGCCGGCTGGGCTTTCGCGGCGTCGAAGACCTCGGCGGCGGCTGGAGCGCCGGCTTCCACCTCGAACACGGCATCCTGGTCGACACCGGCGCAGCCACCTCGGCCACGCAGTTCTGGGACCGCCGTGCCACCGTGAGCCTGCTCGCCACGGCCCTGGGCGAGATCCGCATCGGCCGCGACTTCGTGCCGGCCTACGTGAGCTGGGCCCGCCACGACCCCTTCGGCTACGTCGGCGTCGCAAGCTCCGGCACCTTCGTCTCGGCCACGCCGGTCGGGCCGATCCGGTCGGCGTACGGCGCGGGGGGCAACACGACGGTGCGTTCGAGCAACGCCATCCAGTACCTGCTGCCCTCGGGCCTGGGCGGTGTGGAGGGCGCCTTGATGGTGGCGGCCGGCGAAGGCGGTACGGCGGCCAACGGCCAGCACAAGCTGGTGGGCGGGCGGCTCGGGTTCACGCATCCACGCTTCGGCGTCACGGTGGCGCACGACCGGGTCGAGAACGACCTCACCGTGCTGGGCTCGCACACCGACACCGTGGCCGGTGGGCATCTGTCACTGTCCTTCATGCGGCTGACCCTGGCCACGCGGCAGTTCAAGTACGGCAACGCGAAGCAGACCCACCTGCTCGTGGGCGCGACGGTGCCGATCGGGCCCGGTGAGGTGAAGGCGTCGTTCAACCGCGTGAACCTGCAAGGCCGCGTCGGGGCCACCAGCATCGACGCGAACGACGCCTCGCAGATCGGCCTGGGCTACGTTCACGCGCTGTCCAAGCGCACGGCGCTCTACACCACGGCCAGCCGCATCAGCAACAAGGGCGCGGCCAGCTTCGCCGTCTCCGGCGGGCCGGCCGGACTTGCCGGCGGCCGCGATTCGACCGGCGTCGAAGCCGGGCTGCGGCACGCGTTCTGA
- a CDS encoding response regulator, translated as MRILLAEDERPLADWLLKALQPAGFKLDWFNDGAMVLRELLGRHDYDALVLDLGLPGCSGREVLAQLRRHDRRLPVLVLTARNSLSERIAVLNEGADDFMSKPFALPELEARLIALIRRSRGVAHPRFACGPLGFDGVSRQFRLNSEPLALSRREHTLLMTLLQRSGEPLTRQQIIDRVFADDDDVQPGAVDVIVHRLRKRLAHAGVRVSTYRGLGFVLEEEGAAETEKEGRP; from the coding sequence GTGCGCATCCTGCTGGCTGAAGACGAACGGCCGCTCGCCGATTGGCTGCTCAAGGCGCTGCAGCCTGCGGGCTTCAAGCTCGACTGGTTCAACGACGGTGCCATGGTCCTGCGCGAACTGCTCGGCCGCCACGACTACGACGCGCTGGTGCTCGATCTCGGTTTGCCGGGGTGCTCGGGTCGCGAGGTGCTGGCGCAGTTGCGCCGGCACGACCGCCGCCTGCCCGTGCTGGTGCTGACGGCGCGCAATTCCTTGTCCGAGCGCATCGCGGTGCTCAACGAGGGCGCCGATGACTTCATGTCGAAACCGTTTGCGCTGCCCGAGCTGGAGGCGCGGCTGATCGCGCTCATCCGGCGCTCCCGCGGGGTGGCGCATCCTCGCTTCGCTTGCGGGCCGCTGGGCTTCGACGGTGTGAGCCGCCAGTTCCGGCTCAACTCCGAGCCGCTCGCGCTGTCGCGCCGCGAGCACACGCTGCTGATGACCCTGCTGCAGCGCAGCGGCGAGCCGCTCACCCGCCAGCAGATCATCGACCGTGTCTTTGCCGACGATGATGACGTGCAGCCGGGTGCGGTCGACGTGATCGTGCACCGCTTGCGCAAGCGCCTGGCCCATGCCGGCGTGCGCGTCTCCACCTACCGCGGGCTGGGTTTCGTGCTCGAAGAGGAGGGCGCGGCGGAGACCGAAAAAGAGGGGCGTCCATGA
- a CDS encoding ABC transporter substrate-binding protein, whose translation MAAHRTLRIVLTAALAFGGLRPATADDGASPGVHVGRIVLGQSAKLSGSGGTQAGVQYRDGLLLAFNAANAAGGVHGRRIELISLDDGNKADTAAANTRSLIDQHRVFALVGHTFTAPVKAALPLVRERSIPFIAPYTGFPELYDGSHRNVFMFRASFEDELALLARHIDTVAFQRVGLIHYGTPVGEELRRDVGHQLKRFGRDLVASASMPINPRDPRQAAQGPAMALARNCPNVMILGVSGKDAAAFVSAMKAHGCPSIQYLARGLVDIAVLTRELGADARGIMVSQPVPNPFRASAHPLVQEYELRLRQRNGASTAPDFVEFEGFIVGKFVVQALRRAGHKLDRRAFVQALEAERLEGPGHYRLQFGPGRRVGTQYVNFVMISEQGRIVD comes from the coding sequence ATGGCCGCCCATCGGACCCTGCGGATCGTGCTCACCGCGGCCCTGGCCTTCGGAGGCCTGCGGCCCGCCACGGCGGACGACGGCGCGAGCCCCGGCGTGCACGTGGGCCGCATCGTGCTCGGCCAGTCGGCCAAGCTGAGCGGCAGCGGCGGCACGCAGGCCGGCGTGCAGTACCGCGACGGGCTGCTCCTGGCCTTCAACGCCGCCAACGCGGCCGGCGGCGTGCACGGTCGGCGCATCGAGCTGATCTCGCTGGACGACGGCAACAAGGCCGACACCGCCGCCGCCAACACCCGTTCGCTGATCGACCAGCACCGCGTCTTCGCGCTGGTGGGCCACACCTTCACCGCACCGGTCAAGGCGGCCTTGCCGCTGGTGCGCGAGCGAAGCATTCCCTTCATCGCGCCGTACACCGGTTTTCCGGAGCTGTACGACGGCTCGCACCGCAATGTGTTCATGTTCCGCGCGAGCTTCGAGGACGAGCTCGCCCTGCTCGCCCGGCACATCGACACGGTGGCCTTCCAGCGGGTGGGGCTGATTCACTACGGCACGCCGGTGGGAGAAGAACTCAGGAGAGACGTCGGCCACCAGCTGAAGCGGTTCGGGCGCGACCTGGTCGCGTCTGCCAGCATGCCGATCAACCCCCGGGATCCCCGACAGGCCGCGCAAGGGCCGGCAATGGCACTGGCCCGCAACTGCCCCAACGTGATGATCCTGGGTGTCTCCGGAAAGGACGCGGCCGCCTTCGTGAGCGCGATGAAAGCGCACGGCTGCCCGTCGATCCAGTACCTCGCCCGAGGACTGGTCGACATCGCCGTGCTCACACGCGAGCTGGGCGCGGACGCCCGCGGCATCATGGTGTCGCAACCGGTGCCCAATCCCTTCCGTGCGAGCGCACACCCGCTGGTCCAGGAGTACGAGCTGCGCCTGCGCCAGCGCAATGGCGCGTCCACCGCGCCCGACTTCGTGGAGTTCGAAGGTTTCATCGTCGGCAAGTTCGTGGTGCAGGCCTTGCGCCGCGCGGGCCACAAGCTCGACCGCAGGGCCTTCGTGCAGGCGCTGGAAGCCGAGCGGCTGGAGGGCCCCGGCCACTACCGCCTGCAGTTCGGGCCCGGCAGGCGCGTGGGCACCCAGTACGTCAACTTCGTGATGATCTCCGAGCAGGGGCGCATCGTCGATTGA
- a CDS encoding N-formylglutamate amidohydrolase has product MTPVILSGPPAGTPHMPLVCDSPHSGTHYPDDFGHAVELAALRRSEDTHVEALWSGVPRVGGSLIAATFPRSYIDPNRLESDVDVAMLDGPWPHGANPSSRCIEQGNGLVWRLTPEFLPIYARRLSVGEVERRIHHYWRPYRQVVDDQLRRVADRFGGWWHLNLHSMPSNAYERLGLKARRVADVVLGDLDGSTCAPEFLDVVASAFKLRGYVVSVNDPYKGQDLIRSSGQPANNRHSLQIELNRALYMDEKTRERNVHFDTLKRDIDHVLRDVAAFVQACLVH; this is encoded by the coding sequence ATGACGCCTGTCATCCTATCGGGCCCACCGGCCGGCACGCCGCACATGCCCCTGGTCTGCGACTCGCCCCACAGCGGCACGCACTACCCCGACGATTTCGGCCATGCGGTGGAACTCGCCGCGCTGCGCCGCAGCGAAGACACCCACGTCGAGGCGCTGTGGTCCGGCGTGCCGCGGGTGGGTGGCAGCCTCATCGCCGCCACGTTCCCGCGCAGCTACATCGACCCGAACCGCCTCGAGTCCGACGTCGACGTGGCCATGCTCGACGGCCCCTGGCCGCATGGGGCGAACCCGTCGTCGCGCTGCATCGAGCAAGGCAACGGCCTGGTCTGGCGGCTCACGCCCGAGTTCCTGCCCATCTACGCCCGCCGGCTCAGCGTGGGCGAGGTGGAGCGCCGCATCCATCACTACTGGAGGCCCTACCGCCAGGTGGTCGACGACCAGCTTCGCCGCGTGGCGGATCGCTTCGGCGGGTGGTGGCACCTGAACCTGCACTCCATGCCGAGCAACGCCTACGAACGGCTGGGGCTCAAGGCGCGTCGCGTGGCCGACGTCGTGCTCGGCGACCTCGACGGCAGCACCTGCGCGCCGGAGTTCCTCGACGTGGTGGCCTCGGCCTTCAAATTGCGCGGCTACGTGGTCTCGGTGAACGATCCGTACAAGGGGCAGGACCTGATCCGCAGCTCGGGCCAGCCCGCGAACAACCGCCACAGCCTGCAGATCGAGCTCAACCGCGCCTTGTACATGGACGAGAAGACGCGCGAGCGCAACGTCCACTTCGACACCCTGAAGCGCGACATCGACCACGTGCTGCGCGATGTGGCCGCCTTCGTCCAGGCCTGTCTCGTGCACTGA
- a CDS encoding Bug family tripartite tricarboxylate transporter substrate binding protein: MGIHRRHLLGATAGLLGCSTLPAWAQAGRYPSRPITFVVPFAPGGAVDISGRAMADRLTKVLGQPIVVENRAGAAGAIGTTYVAKAPPDGYTLVVTSQSTHVVNPAVSPNLSYHAESDFAPITLIDRLANVLLVNASLPVKTFDEFVAFARAHPNKWNYASSGPGSVAHISMELIKARLGLAVEHVPYKGAGPALTDLLSGTVQMTWNNLTSNLTNIVNGKLRALAVAAPQRIPQLPSVPTFDELKLPELNLTSWTGLAAPAGTPPAIVSRLYEAMRTVLTDPATKTAWEARGAILPQAITPAQYKQEISERIEFFRSTIKKHKIVLE, from the coding sequence GTGGGAATCCATCGTCGCCATTTGCTGGGCGCCACCGCGGGCCTGCTGGGTTGCAGCACGCTTCCCGCCTGGGCCCAGGCCGGGCGCTACCCCAGCCGCCCGATCACCTTCGTGGTGCCGTTCGCGCCCGGCGGCGCGGTCGACATCTCGGGCCGCGCGATGGCCGATCGCCTGACCAAGGTCCTCGGGCAGCCGATCGTCGTCGAGAACCGCGCCGGCGCGGCCGGTGCCATCGGCACCACCTACGTGGCCAAAGCGCCGCCGGACGGCTACACGCTGGTCGTCACGTCGCAGTCGACGCACGTGGTCAACCCGGCCGTGTCGCCGAACCTGAGCTACCACGCCGAAAGCGACTTCGCGCCGATCACCCTGATCGATCGGCTGGCCAATGTGCTGCTGGTGAACGCGTCCTTGCCGGTGAAGACCTTCGACGAGTTCGTCGCCTTTGCGCGTGCCCATCCGAACAAGTGGAACTATGCGAGCTCGGGCCCCGGCTCGGTGGCCCACATCAGCATGGAGCTGATCAAGGCCCGGCTGGGCCTGGCGGTCGAGCACGTGCCGTACAAGGGCGCCGGCCCGGCGCTGACGGACCTGCTGTCGGGCACGGTGCAGATGACCTGGAACAATCTGACCTCCAACCTGACGAACATCGTCAACGGGAAGTTGCGTGCACTGGCCGTGGCGGCACCGCAGCGCATACCGCAGCTGCCCTCGGTGCCCACCTTCGACGAGCTCAAGCTCCCCGAGCTGAACCTCACCTCGTGGACCGGCCTGGCAGCGCCCGCCGGCACACCGCCCGCGATCGTGTCGCGGCTGTACGAAGCCATGCGCACCGTGCTCACCGACCCGGCGACGAAAACCGCGTGGGAGGCCCGCGGCGCCATCCTGCCCCAGGCCATCACCCCGGCCCAGTACAAGCAAGAGATCTCCGAGCGCATCGAGTTCTTCCGGAGCACGATCAAGAAGCACAAGATCGTGCTGGAGTGA
- a CDS encoding LysR substrate-binding domain-containing protein: MKIRAASLVELHAFLSVCTTGTMRQAAEQLCVTQAAVSRAVGRLERRVGCTLFERSAQGVTPNAAARALQARIEPSLLELERAFGEFAESPTQRSTLRLSVVPTLGTRWLMPRLGAFQAAHPGIRVELRQFHHNEDFLRDDVDVWIYLKRPTTRWPRGISARYLIGREITPVCTPAIAARLKRPGDLLNEALLHHTNFPDNWRLWLSTAKVDTTRLRLGDGFDLANNLIVAATSGMGVAVLQPCLIEHELASGELVLPFELSVSTGRGYFFCTRKAADGKKAVEVFRRWIGSMVQAGGRART; this comes from the coding sequence ATGAAGATCCGGGCCGCCTCCCTCGTCGAACTGCATGCGTTTCTCAGCGTGTGCACCACCGGCACCATGCGCCAGGCGGCCGAACAGCTCTGCGTGACACAGGCCGCGGTGAGCCGCGCGGTCGGGCGCCTCGAACGGCGGGTCGGGTGCACGCTGTTCGAACGCAGCGCCCAAGGGGTGACGCCGAACGCCGCCGCCCGGGCCCTGCAGGCGCGCATCGAGCCGAGCCTCCTCGAGCTCGAGCGCGCCTTCGGCGAGTTTGCCGAGTCGCCCACGCAGCGCAGCACCTTGCGCCTGAGCGTGGTGCCCACGCTCGGCACACGCTGGCTCATGCCCCGGCTCGGCGCATTCCAGGCGGCCCACCCCGGCATTCGCGTGGAGCTGCGCCAGTTCCACCACAACGAGGACTTCCTGCGCGACGACGTCGACGTGTGGATCTACCTCAAGCGGCCCACCACCCGCTGGCCGCGCGGCATTTCGGCGCGCTACCTGATCGGCCGCGAGATCACGCCGGTGTGCACCCCCGCCATCGCCGCGCGCCTCAAGCGCCCGGGCGACCTGCTGAACGAGGCCCTGCTGCATCACACCAACTTTCCCGACAACTGGCGCTTGTGGCTGAGCACCGCCAAGGTCGACACCACGAGGCTCAGGCTCGGCGACGGTTTCGATCTCGCGAACAACCTGATCGTGGCCGCCACGTCGGGCATGGGGGTGGCCGTGCTGCAGCCCTGCCTGATCGAGCACGAGCTGGCCTCGGGCGAACTTGTGCTGCCCTTCGAGCTGAGCGTGTCGACTGGCCGTGGCTACTTCTTCTGCACGCGCAAGGCCGCCGACGGGAAGAAGGCCGTCGAGGTGTTCCGGCGGTGGATCGGCTCGATGGTGCAGGCCGGCGGGCGCGCCCGCACCTAG
- a CDS encoding M48 family metallopeptidase, producing MTRGTPAPSTSQLSLFDEPTPAPAPAPAAPPVIAAAPPPAPAAPAVPLADVLAPAVFRHPNAQREIRLREHTVAYALRRARRKSIGFVVGMEGLSVAAPKWVGIGEIESALREKGDWILRKLAEQQERAQRLQAAKVDWRDGTGIPFLGETVIIVLDVRAGLTRGGAVLNTDADALPGVPRLTLHVGLPHTATPEQIRDVVQSWLQRQARRVFEERLSHFAQQLGVRYTRLSLSSAQTRWGSAGADGSIRLNWRLIHFAMPQIDYVVAHELAHLREMNHSARFWDVVRSVMPDFEQVRSTLKDDVLPVFD from the coding sequence ATGACTCGCGGCACGCCGGCTCCATCGACCTCTCAGCTTTCGCTGTTCGATGAGCCGACGCCGGCGCCAGCCCCCGCGCCGGCGGCCCCGCCTGTCATCGCCGCAGCTCCGCCACCCGCGCCCGCAGCACCCGCCGTGCCCCTTGCCGACGTGCTGGCCCCCGCCGTCTTCCGCCATCCCAACGCCCAGCGCGAGATCCGGCTGCGCGAGCACACCGTGGCCTATGCGCTGCGCCGTGCGCGCCGCAAGAGCATCGGTTTCGTCGTCGGCATGGAAGGCCTGAGCGTGGCCGCGCCCAAGTGGGTGGGCATCGGCGAGATCGAATCGGCGCTGCGCGAGAAGGGCGACTGGATCCTGCGCAAGCTGGCCGAGCAGCAGGAGCGTGCCCAGCGCCTGCAGGCCGCCAAGGTCGACTGGCGTGATGGCACCGGCATCCCCTTCCTCGGCGAGACGGTGATCATCGTGCTCGACGTGCGCGCCGGCCTCACCCGTGGCGGTGCCGTGCTCAACACCGACGCCGACGCCTTGCCCGGCGTGCCGCGCCTCACGCTGCACGTGGGCCTGCCACACACCGCCACGCCCGAGCAGATCCGCGACGTGGTGCAAAGCTGGCTGCAGCGCCAGGCGCGGCGGGTGTTCGAGGAGCGCCTCTCGCATTTCGCGCAGCAGCTCGGCGTGCGCTACACGCGGCTCTCGCTCTCGTCGGCGCAAACGCGCTGGGGCAGCGCCGGCGCCGATGGCTCGATCCGCCTGAACTGGCGCCTGATCCATTTCGCCATGCCGCAGATCGACTACGTGGTCGCGCACGAGCTGGCCCACCTGCGCGAGATGAACCACAGCGCCCGCTTCTGGGACGTGGTGCGCTCGGTGATGCCCGACTTCGAGCAGGTGCGCAGCACCCTGAAGGACGACGTGCTGCCGGTGTTCGACTAG
- a CDS encoding 1-acyl-sn-glycerol-3-phosphate acyltransferase: MRTAWYALRSFLFVLWMSVTVIPWAIAVIIYSAFVRGDKMYWACAGWLMQSMWMCRLICGVKPRVSGMEHLPDSGVILLSKHQSTWETFFYPTVMAHPLAYVFKRELLYIPFFGWAMARMDMIHIDRSKRNEAWNKVAEQGKRLMDEGHWVIMFPEGTRSPRGQKGTYKAGGTRLAVATGRPVVPIAVSSAKCWPRKSFLLRPGVVDVSIGKPIPSVGREPDELMREVETWIETEMRRIDPEAYRGDTAKT, translated from the coding sequence ATGCGCACCGCCTGGTATGCCCTGCGATCCTTTCTCTTCGTGCTGTGGATGTCGGTGACGGTGATCCCGTGGGCCATCGCGGTCATCATCTATTCGGCCTTCGTGCGTGGCGACAAGATGTACTGGGCCTGCGCCGGCTGGCTGATGCAGTCGATGTGGATGTGCCGCCTCATCTGCGGCGTGAAGCCGCGTGTGAGCGGCATGGAGCACCTGCCCGACAGCGGCGTGATCCTGCTGTCCAAGCACCAGTCGACCTGGGAGACCTTCTTCTACCCGACGGTGATGGCGCACCCGCTCGCCTATGTCTTCAAGCGTGAGCTGCTCTACATCCCTTTCTTCGGCTGGGCGATGGCGCGCATGGACATGATCCACATCGACCGCAGCAAGCGCAACGAGGCCTGGAACAAGGTGGCCGAGCAGGGCAAGCGCCTGATGGACGAAGGCCACTGGGTCATCATGTTCCCGGAAGGCACGCGTTCGCCGCGTGGGCAGAAGGGCACCTACAAGGCGGGCGGCACGCGGCTGGCCGTGGCCACCGGCCGGCCGGTGGTGCCGATCGCGGTGAGCTCGGCCAAGTGCTGGCCGCGCAAGTCCTTCCTGCTGCGGCCGGGCGTGGTCGACGTCTCCATCGGCAAGCCGATCCCCTCGGTGGGCCGTGAGCCCGACGAGCTGATGCGCGAGGTCGAAACCTGGATCGAGACCGAGATGCGGCGGATTGATCCCGAGGCGTACCGCGGCGACACCGCCAAAACCTAG
- the gmhB gene encoding D-glycero-beta-D-manno-heptose 1,7-bisphosphate 7-phosphatase: protein MNLVILDRDGTINEDRDDFVKSAEEWVPLPGALEAIARLNQAGFQTVIATNQSGLGRGLFDMAALNAMHAKMNAALARVGGRVGAVFFCPHAPEDQCGCRKPLPGLYEQIGERYGIDLRKVPVVGDSVRDLEAAVAAGCPPHLVRTGKGAALSDAQIAQMEQHIPDLQVHADLAAFAEHMIQRERTARSGKSDSGFGRLD, encoded by the coding sequence ATGAACCTCGTCATCCTCGACCGCGACGGCACCATCAACGAAGACCGCGACGACTTCGTCAAGTCGGCGGAGGAATGGGTGCCGCTGCCGGGGGCGCTCGAAGCGATCGCCCGGCTCAACCAGGCCGGCTTTCAGACCGTGATCGCCACCAACCAGTCCGGCCTCGGCCGTGGCCTTTTCGACATGGCGGCGCTCAACGCCATGCACGCCAAGATGAATGCAGCCCTTGCGCGGGTTGGCGGCCGGGTGGGTGCCGTCTTCTTCTGCCCGCACGCCCCCGAAGACCAGTGCGGCTGCCGCAAGCCGCTGCCGGGCCTGTATGAACAGATCGGCGAGCGTTATGGCATCGACCTGCGCAAGGTGCCGGTCGTCGGCGATTCCGTGCGCGACCTCGAAGCCGCCGTCGCCGCGGGTTGCCCGCCGCACCTGGTGCGCACCGGCAAAGGAGCCGCGCTCAGCGACGCACAGATCGCCCAGATGGAGCAGCACATCCCCGACCTCCAGGTGCATGCCGACCTTGCCGCCTTCGCCGAACACATGATCCAGCGCGAGCGCACCGCCCGCAGCGGCAAGAGCGATTCCGGCTTCGGGAGGCTGGACTGA
- the glyS gene encoding glycine--tRNA ligase subunit beta, translating into MSTKNLLVELFVEELPPKDLKKFGASFSSVLAESLKAHGLASEHSAITAYASPRRLAVHISAVRAQADDKAVSLKLVPVSVGLTPDGQPTPALIKKLASVGADASVVPQLRRQMDGKAEALFFDSTTKGTTLAAGLQEALDKTLAQLPIRKVMQYQLADGWSSVNFVRPAHGLVALHGADVVPVSVLGLTAGRDTHGHRFEASVDPVVLRDADHYAQQLEEQGAVIASFEQRHGEIVRQLQHEAGKLGLTPIDDPALLDEVTALVERPNVLLCEFEKEFLDVPQECLILTMKANQKYFPLLDAHGKLTNKFLIVSNIRPEDPSRVIGGNERVVRPRLADAKFFFDQDRKKTLALRVPGLAKVVYHGKLGTQGERAERVQAIGHAIVNLLRLSTVPYTVDDKDHFDVLDSKVREAAQLAKADLLTDMVGEFPELQGVMGGYYARHEGLRDGVAIAIEDHYKPRFAGDALPRNHTGTVLALADKLETLVGLFGIGQLPTGDKDPFALRRHALGVVRILTEKALPLSVAELVKAAVPAFGTLIDDPTEALSTFIYERLAGTLREQGYSAHEVEAVLALRPAPSEVPKRLAAVRAFASLPESASLAAANKRVGNILKKAEGTVEAKVDTALLKEPAEAALYEALQQVKPKADAAFDAGDHTASLQALAALKAPVDAFFDKVMVNAEDAALRANRLGLLATLHAAMNRVADLSKLAA; encoded by the coding sequence ATGAGCACCAAGAACCTGCTGGTCGAACTCTTCGTCGAAGAGCTGCCGCCGAAAGACCTGAAGAAGTTCGGTGCCTCGTTCTCGTCGGTGCTCGCCGAGAGCTTGAAGGCCCATGGCCTCGCCTCCGAACATTCCGCGATCACCGCGTATGCCTCACCGCGCCGGCTCGCCGTGCACATCAGCGCCGTGCGTGCGCAGGCCGACGACAAGGCGGTGTCGTTGAAGCTCGTGCCCGTCAGCGTCGGCCTCACGCCCGATGGCCAGCCGACACCGGCGCTCATCAAGAAGCTTGCGAGCGTTGGCGCCGATGCATCCGTCGTGCCGCAGCTGCGCCGTCAGATGGACGGCAAGGCCGAAGCGCTCTTCTTCGACAGCACCACCAAGGGCACGACGCTCGCCGCAGGCCTGCAGGAAGCGCTCGACAAGACGCTCGCGCAGCTGCCCATCCGCAAGGTCATGCAGTACCAGCTGGCCGACGGCTGGAGCAGTGTCAACTTCGTGCGCCCGGCGCATGGCCTCGTGGCCCTGCACGGTGCCGACGTGGTGCCCGTCTCGGTGCTTGGCCTCACGGCCGGCCGCGACACCCACGGCCACCGCTTTGAAGCAAGCGTCGACCCCGTCGTCCTCCGCGATGCCGACCACTACGCGCAGCAGCTCGAAGAGCAGGGCGCGGTGATCGCCAGCTTCGAGCAGCGCCACGGCGAGATCGTGCGCCAGCTGCAGCACGAAGCCGGCAAGCTGGGCCTGACCCCCATCGACGACCCGGCGCTGCTCGACGAAGTGACCGCGCTGGTCGAGCGCCCCAACGTGCTGCTGTGCGAGTTCGAGAAAGAGTTTCTCGACGTGCCGCAGGAGTGCCTCATCCTCACGATGAAGGCCAACCAGAAGTACTTCCCGCTGCTCGACGCGCACGGCAAGCTGACGAACAAGTTCCTCATCGTCAGCAACATCCGCCCCGAAGACCCGAGCCGCGTGATCGGCGGCAACGAGCGTGTGGTGCGCCCGCGCCTGGCCGATGCCAAGTTCTTCTTCGACCAGGACCGCAAGAAGACGCTCGCCTTGCGCGTGCCCGGCCTTGCGAAGGTCGTCTATCACGGCAAGCTCGGCACCCAGGGCGAGCGCGCCGAACGTGTGCAGGCCATCGGCCACGCCATCGTCAACCTGCTGCGCCTGAGCACGGTGCCCTACACGGTCGACGACAAGGACCACTTCGACGTGCTCGACAGCAAGGTGCGCGAAGCCGCGCAGCTGGCCAAGGCTGATCTCTTGACCGACATGGTCGGCGAATTCCCTGAGCTGCAAGGCGTGATGGGCGGCTACTACGCCCGCCACGAAGGCCTGCGCGATGGCGTGGCCATCGCGATCGAAGACCACTACAAGCCGCGCTTCGCGGGTGATGCGCTGCCGCGAAACCACACCGGCACCGTGCTTGCACTGGCCGACAAGCTCGAGACGCTGGTCGGCCTCTTCGGCATCGGCCAGCTGCCCACCGGCGACAAGGACCCGTTCGCCCTGCGCCGCCATGCGCTGGGCGTGGTGCGCATCCTGACCGAGAAGGCGCTGCCGTTGTCCGTCGCCGAGCTGGTGAAGGCCGCAGTGCCGGCCTTCGGCACGCTGATCGACGACCCGACCGAGGCGCTCTCCACCTTCATCTACGAGCGCCTGGCCGGCACGCTGCGCGAGCAGGGCTACAGCGCGCACGAGGTCGAGGCGGTGCTGGCGCTGCGCCCGGCGCCGAGCGAGGTGCCCAAGCGCCTCGCGGCCGTGCGTGCGTTCGCGTCGCTGCCCGAGTCGGCATCGCTGGCCGCCGCCAACAAGCGGGTGGGCAACATCCTGAAGAAGGCCGAAGGTACGGTCGAGGCGAAGGTCGACACCGCCTTGCTCAAGGAGCCTGCCGAGGCCGCGCTCTACGAAGCGCTGCAGCAGGTGAAGCCGAAGGCCGATGCCGCCTTCGACGCCGGTGACCACACGGCCTCGCTGCAGGCGCTGGCCGCGCTCAAGGCGCCGGTGGATGCCTTCTTCGACAAGGTGATGGTCAACGCCGAAGATGCCGCGCTGCGCGCCAATCGCCTCGGGCTGCTGGCCACGCTGCATGCGGCGATGAACCGCGTCGCCGATCTGTCGAAACTCGCCGCCTGA